Proteins encoded in a region of the Stieleria neptunia genome:
- a CDS encoding TIGR03364 family FAD-dependent oxidoreductase, translating to MENKYDLIVVGAGVLGTFHAYQALLRGMRVILVDKNLQPQGATVRNFGQVVPSGMDATWQRLGRDSLEIYKSIQAKTDLSVRQEGSVYLASDAEEVALIEELHAINRQEGYRSQLWTKEQCKQRYPRLNDAYCRAGLFFPEEISVDPRQMILRLHDYLRETFGLTIALGTCVQHLDRQSPTTVTAHCTDGRMLHAEKAIVCSGAEFRMLFPELFQTSDIEAVKLQMVMLSAQSAGALPGNVLTGQSIRRYESFAACPSYRSIKAGEDPDSFWKKWSVHILFKQEVDGHIILGDSHEYAPAARSDELSFDIQMPINRFFVSQAQQIMDLPNWDIERTWAGMYCQSKHPRGVFQHTLDRDIHVATAIGGKGMTGSAGFAKQHLREIYGD from the coding sequence ATGGAAAACAAGTACGATCTGATTGTGGTCGGGGCAGGCGTTTTAGGAACGTTCCATGCCTACCAGGCATTGCTCCGTGGCATGCGCGTGATCTTGGTCGACAAGAACCTGCAGCCTCAAGGAGCGACCGTTCGCAACTTCGGACAAGTGGTTCCGTCCGGCATGGACGCGACCTGGCAACGGTTGGGCCGGGACAGCTTGGAGATCTACAAGTCGATCCAGGCGAAAACCGATTTGTCGGTTCGGCAAGAAGGAAGCGTCTATCTGGCGTCGGATGCCGAGGAGGTTGCATTGATCGAGGAACTGCACGCGATCAATCGCCAGGAAGGCTATCGGTCGCAGCTGTGGACGAAAGAGCAATGCAAACAGCGATACCCGCGGCTGAACGATGCCTACTGCCGAGCGGGGCTGTTTTTTCCCGAGGAGATTTCCGTCGACCCACGCCAGATGATCCTGCGTTTGCACGACTACCTGCGTGAAACGTTCGGACTGACGATCGCCTTGGGAACCTGTGTTCAGCATTTGGATCGGCAGTCACCCACGACGGTCACGGCCCATTGCACCGACGGCCGGATGCTGCACGCCGAAAAAGCGATCGTCTGTTCGGGCGCGGAATTTCGAATGCTGTTTCCCGAGTTGTTTCAAACCAGCGACATTGAAGCGGTCAAATTGCAGATGGTGATGCTCTCGGCACAATCGGCCGGAGCGTTGCCGGGTAACGTTTTGACCGGCCAGTCGATTCGACGCTATGAAAGTTTTGCCGCCTGTCCTTCGTATCGTTCCATCAAAGCAGGCGAGGATCCGGACAGCTTCTGGAAAAAATGGAGTGTCCACATTCTGTTCAAACAAGAAGTTGATGGTCACATCATCCTCGGGGATTCGCACGAATATGCACCGGCGGCTCGATCGGATGAATTAAGTTTCGACATCCAAATGCCGATCAATCGATTCTTTGTTTCCCAAGCACAACAGATCATGGACTTGCCGAACTGGGACATCGAACGGACCTGGGCGGGCATGTATTGCCAATCAAAACACCCCCGGGGTGTTTTTCAACACACATTGGATCGTGACATCCACGTCGCAACCGCCATTGGTGGCAAGGGCATGACCGGAAGCGCGGGATTCGCCAAACAACATCTACGGGAGATTTATGGTGATTGA
- a CDS encoding DUF1559 domain-containing protein — protein sequence MRNHRANIRSAFTLIELLVVIAIIGVLVGLLLPAVQSAREASRRMTCSNKLKQIGLASHNFELVHKGLPMLGEAQEGGHWSAFILPYLEQSATFERLSFGSVNWAASVAREDAELGSASPELRQIAACQMVIEAYKCPSSVMQGPVFDASCYSPPWFVSRREPANYLGVVTGIQPNDWKPQFGWGRPNRATWGPDRTPTLHHSELDGMIITRPPEKARISQGGMDGAKFRDVTDGLANTLMFGEVEPDFIHSIESSRQENQNTGRKDHWAIGGDDFDNWEGTDWSEQGGSTAVAINYKRPDDVRFSDASPEWAAYEVSFGSNHPGGAQFCAGDGSVRLISDSIDAKLFSALGTRNGSETDSPMPE from the coding sequence ATGAGAAACCATCGCGCAAACATCAGGTCTGCATTCACGCTGATTGAGCTGCTTGTGGTCATCGCAATTATCGGTGTACTGGTCGGACTCTTGCTGCCGGCGGTCCAATCGGCTCGGGAAGCCAGTCGTCGCATGACGTGCTCCAACAAGCTCAAGCAGATCGGGCTGGCGTCACACAACTTTGAACTGGTCCACAAGGGGCTTCCGATGTTGGGCGAGGCGCAGGAGGGAGGTCACTGGAGTGCGTTCATCTTGCCGTATCTGGAACAGTCCGCGACGTTTGAACGCCTTTCGTTCGGCTCCGTCAATTGGGCCGCCTCGGTGGCGCGTGAAGACGCGGAACTAGGATCGGCGAGCCCGGAGCTTCGCCAGATCGCCGCCTGCCAAATGGTCATCGAAGCCTACAAGTGCCCATCGTCGGTGATGCAGGGTCCCGTTTTCGACGCCTCGTGTTATTCGCCTCCGTGGTTCGTGTCCCGACGCGAACCGGCGAACTACTTGGGTGTCGTCACCGGCATTCAGCCCAACGACTGGAAGCCACAATTCGGCTGGGGACGTCCCAACCGAGCCACCTGGGGCCCCGATCGCACGCCGACGCTGCACCACAGCGAACTCGACGGAATGATCATCACGCGGCCGCCCGAAAAGGCACGCATCAGCCAAGGCGGGATGGACGGCGCCAAGTTTCGCGATGTGACCGACGGCCTTGCCAACACCTTGATGTTTGGCGAAGTCGAACCCGATTTCATTCATAGCATCGAATCGTCACGGCAAGAAAACCAGAACACGGGTCGCAAAGACCACTGGGCGATCGGCGGAGACGACTTTGACAACTGGGAAGGCACCGATTGGTCCGAGCAGGGCGGATCCACCGCCGTCGCCATCAACTACAAGCGGCCCGACGACGTCCGCTTCAGCGACGCGTCACCGGAGTGGGCAGCCTATGAAGTGAGCTTCGGCAGCAATCACCCCGGAGGGGCGCAGTTCTGTGCGGGCGATGGTTCGGTCCGGCTGATTTCGGACAGCATCGATGCAAAGCTGTTCAGCGCCCTGGGAACACGCAACGGATCTGAGACCGACTCGCCCATGCCCGAGTAG